One part of the Trichoplusia ni isolate ovarian cell line Hi5 chromosome 2, tn1, whole genome shotgun sequence genome encodes these proteins:
- the LOC113508478 gene encoding mucin-5AC-like: MAVAPIFPVLILAIVTRCKGDHTSGYSTHGGNSASQFGALLKPPPPPPLPPIVPVPFHTGADRNQRQNTDVGYQYQTPPPPPPSSEFKFPAPFYKQYNFNFVPPPQPFSTTPSPSLFQKVSGWLFPSQQTSYSESTLFNNVGPIKKDCNPCNLVPWLPVIRYNLGGKSTYQNSLPTYGPPSPTAYANLLKGNPHPFNSPSQKQPLPQLSPGVPHANYGPPKLFYNGGSSGIISSTYGPPSATHTLDVISPNPHSSTYSQPSSSYQSPSSSYHTTSSGYQPPSSSYYTPSTSYQPPSSTYLLPSTSLEPMNFYSSPSSTYPPPISSYGTPSPSYDTPRPVTTPFQPVTPQYEPGTLNKELPPQNDVELLDNFSPNGELQLPKVSPPTSFKNSYGEPITNTHLFDISYPISATAAESYKVKTKVLPNYSTKPPTPNTTFALSNPAPFTLNRGRNIHTLQPVALPNLSVSPLPPIFNARPFRPISQQFPSNILKGINQMQQSSSNVHVEQSIPIAEFTHSVDYPATVIQSPIIEIDPPTISNQTKAFRNIPNSYVVDEIRDISSQASEDHISATKSIPDASFESTGTDVGNELYDSSVPAELKGISRVPSNHKPTFADLRGVNDKDVDKYRTESNLQNIDSPLLYLKPSAPHKSHGNFVLAISSPVPDNEYEIYDDIPTTAAPETHTQTTSWDESRNEYSEDRSPPMQDTGYKPKIVQIIVPYTTGKKQEEKDGDYVQMSEDWPSTPKDTVYQARKVPSDIDDSYESPVTESDSTSGTTTTEESIATDNYDSDRLNTASSLKDFYDVKEPPFDIIKLQHTIDDWTEQEYSKQYKTPQRTRNSEKYAKQIPDDYFTTTMPTNYVTTTSNYNYDFYDHEGSSSVQHSVTDESNNTISKPRKEYNTIERTKTKTSSGKHEEFDEVQKLHIYTAASSFRTTSTSTTTTTTPAPWGKIQTAISPLTKEKVYVVTSKPWRETKNGSSEWYEVAPFESKRTNSDGDYSASNHFPFRSPRFMNRPSFGFTSGGKIESDSSFGFSKSWYHSINELDTQEDHTTSSLPEATHQKVTTNSDEDSPTGNEE, encoded by the exons atttttccGGTGTTGATCCTTGCTATAGTCACAAGATGTAAAGGCGATCACACGAGTGGATACAGCACGCACGGTGGGAACAGCGCCTCTCAGTTCGGCGCCCTGCTCAAGCCgcctccgccgccgccgctcccTCCCATAGTGCCAGTGCCATTCCATACTGGTGCAGACCGAAATCAACGACAAAACACAGATGTCGGCTATCAGTACCAAACCCCACCCCCACCGCCACCTTCTAGTGAATTCAAATTCCCAGCACCATtctacaaacaatataattttaactttgttCCACCACCCCAGCCATTTTCTACCACGCCATCACCTTCTTTATTCCAAAAAGTCTCAGGATGGCTTTTCCCATCACAGCAAACTAGTTACTCAGAATccactttatttaataacgtagGTCCAATTAAGAAAGATTGCAACCCTTGCAATTTAGTGCCATGGTTACCAGTAATTAGATACAATTTAGGAGGTAAAAGTACATATCAAAATTCGTTGCCAACATATGGACCCCCAAGTCCTACAGCTTACGCAAATTTGTTGAAAGGTAATCCACATCCGTTCAATTCTCCATCTCAAAAACAGCCATTACCGCAGCTTTCACCTGGAGTGCCACATGCAAATTACGGTCCTCCAAAGTTATTCTATAATGGTGGTAGTTCTGGTATCATTAGTTCCACTTATGGGCCTCCTAGCGCCACCCACACTTTAGACGTTATATCGCCAAATCCTCACAGTTCGACATACTCTCAACCTAGTTCATCTTATCAGTCTCCAAGCTCTTCTTATCATACTACAAGTTCGGGTTATCAACCACCTAGTTCGTCATATTATACACCAAGTACTTCGTATCAGCCACCGAGTTCAACATACCTGTTACCGAGTACTTCTTTAGAGCCTATGAACTTTTATAGTTCGCCTAGTTCTACTTACCCACCACCTATTTCTTCGTATGGTACCCCATCTCCATCTTACGACACGCCTCGTCCTGTGACTACACCTTTCCAACCAGTCACTCCTCAATACGAGCCAGGGACACTTAATAAAGAATTGCCCCCACAAAATGACGTGGAATTATTAGATAATTTCTCACCAAATGGAGAATTACAGTTACCCAAAGTGTCTCCCCCGACTTCGTTTAAAAATTCATACGGAGAACCCATAACAAATACACACCTTTTTGATATATCATATCCTATATCAGCTACTGCAGCTGAATCATATAaagtcaaaacaaaagttttacccAACTATAGCACAAAACCACCAACACCTAACACTACTTTTGCCTTATCTAATCCAGCTCCATTCACTTTGAATAGAGGCAGAAATATTCATACACTACAGCCAGTGGCATTGCCTAACCTTAGTGTATCACCTTTACCACCAATTTTCAACGCTAGACCTTTCAGACCTATCTCACAACAGTTCCCTTCAAATATTCTCAAAGGAATAAACCAAATGCAACAGTCCAGCAGCAACGTACATGTGGAACAAAGCATACCTATAGCTGAATTTACGCATTCGGTAGATTATCCTGCTACCGTTATTCAATCACCAATAATTGAAATAGATCCTCCTACAATTTCCAATCAAACTAAAGCCTTTAGAAACATACCTAATAGCTATGTTGTAGACGAAATTAGGGATATATCGTCCCAGGCTTCAGAAGATCATATTTCAGCAACAAAATCGATACCAGATGCAAGTTTTGAGTCTACAGGAACTGATGTTGGTAATGAATTATACGATTCTAGTGTCCCTGCTGAATTGAAAGGAATTTCTCGTGTTCCATCTAATCATAAACCTACCTTTGCTGACTTACGAGGTGTCAATGATAAAGATGTTGATAAATACCGTACAGAAagcaatttacaaaatattgattCCCCACTTTTATACCTAAAGCCAAGTGCGCCACATAAAAGCCACGGAAACTTTGTGTTAGCTATTTCCTCACCCGTACCTGATAATGAATACGAAATTTATGACGATATCCCAACAACTGCGGCACCCGAAACTCATACCCAAACAACCAGTTGGGACGAAAGTAGAAACGAATATAGCGAAGATCGTTCTCCACCTATGCAAGATACTGGATACAAGCCAAAGATTGTACAGATAATAGTACCGTATACAACTGGAAAGAAACAGGAAGAAAAAGATGGGGATTATGTACAAATGTCCGAAGACTGGCCTTCCACACCAAAAGATACTGTATATCAAGCTCGAAAAGTTCCATCTGACATAGACGACTCTTATGAAAGCCCTGTTACTGAAAGTGATAGTACCTCTGGCACCACTACCACTGAGGAATCGATCGCGACAGACAACTATGATTCGGATCGACTAAACACAGCCAGTTCATTAAAAGATTTCTATGACGTCAAGGAACCTCCTTTCGATATAATTAAGCTTCAACATACTATTGATGACTGGACGGAACAAGAGTATTCCAAGCAATATAAGACTCCACAAAGAACTCGAAATAGCGAAAAGTATGCTAAACAAATTCCTGATGACTATTTCACTACCACCATGCCAACAAATTACGTTACTACAACAAGCAATTACAATTACGATTTCTATGATCATGAAGGATCCAGTAGCGTTCAACATTCAGTCACAGATGAAAGTAACAATACAATAAGCAAACCTCGAAAAGAATATAATACAATAGAGAGAACGAAAACTAAGACAAGCAGTGGTAAACATGAAGAGTTTGATGAAGTACAGAAACTGCATATTTATACAGCAGCGAGTTCGTTCCGTACTACAAGTACATCTACTACAACCACAACCACGCCAGCGCCGTGGGGTAAAATACAAACAGCTATATCACCTCTAACGAAAGAAAAAGTCTACGTGGTTACATCGAAACCTTGGAGGGAGACAAAGAATGGCTCAAGCGAATGGTACGAAGTGGCACCGTTTGAATCGAAGAGAACGAACTCCGACGGCGATTATTCAGCTTCCAATCATTTCCCCTTCAGGTCTCCAAGGTTTATGAATCGACCGTCTTTTGGTTTTACTTCAGGAGGAAAAATTGAATCTGATTCATCGTTCGGATTTTCTAAAAGCTGGTACCACAGTA taaatgAACTGGACACTCAAGAGGACCACACTACTTCGTCCTTGCCCGAGGCTACTCATCAGAAAGTTACCACGAACTCGGACGAG